The following are from one region of the Qipengyuania flava genome:
- the gatA gene encoding Asp-tRNA(Asn)/Glu-tRNA(Gln) amidotransferase subunit GatA gives MTDFTQLGVKQIRDGVAGGDFTAREVAEAFNAAVAAAADLNAFIVTTPDHALAAADATDAKRAKGEDLGKMGGVPIGMKDLFATRGVQTTAASHILEGFTPQYESTVSQNLWDAGAGMLGKLNLDQFAMGSSNETSYFGNVASPWKKDGTNAAMSPGGSSGGSSSAVAARIAPAATGTDTGGSIRQPAAFTGICGIKPTYGRCSRWGVVAFASSLDQAGPMARSVEDCAIMLEAMAGFDPKDATSLKMDVPAWEAGLDANLKGKKIGVPKEYRMDGTDEEILKSWEQGKEWLRDAGAEIVDISLPHTKYALPAYYIVAPAEASSNLARYDGVRYGLRDLPDGAGLQDMYAATRAEGFGDEVKRRILIGTYVLSAGFYDAYYTQAQKIRTLVAQDFEKAFAQCDAILAPTTPTASFPLGSLDKDPLTMYLNDVFAVPASLAGLPAMSVPAMVNSDGLPLGLQLVGKPFDEQGVLNAGLAIQQRAGFEAQPEKWW, from the coding sequence ATGACCGACTTTACCCAGCTTGGCGTCAAGCAGATCCGTGACGGCGTGGCCGGCGGCGACTTTACCGCGCGCGAAGTGGCGGAAGCCTTCAACGCGGCCGTGGCTGCTGCTGCAGACCTCAACGCCTTCATCGTCACCACCCCCGACCACGCGCTCGCCGCGGCAGATGCCACGGACGCCAAGCGCGCCAAGGGCGAAGACCTCGGGAAGATGGGCGGTGTGCCGATCGGCATGAAGGACCTCTTCGCCACCAGGGGCGTGCAGACCACCGCCGCGAGCCATATTCTCGAAGGGTTCACGCCGCAGTACGAAAGCACCGTCTCGCAGAACCTTTGGGATGCGGGCGCGGGCATGCTCGGCAAGCTCAATCTCGACCAGTTCGCGATGGGCAGCTCGAACGAGACCAGCTACTTTGGCAATGTCGCTTCGCCGTGGAAGAAGGACGGCACCAACGCCGCGATGAGCCCTGGCGGTTCGTCGGGCGGCTCGTCCAGCGCCGTCGCCGCGCGCATTGCACCGGCTGCGACTGGTACCGACACGGGTGGCTCGATCCGTCAGCCCGCCGCCTTCACCGGCATTTGCGGTATCAAGCCGACCTATGGCCGCTGCAGCCGCTGGGGCGTCGTCGCCTTCGCAAGCTCGCTCGACCAGGCTGGCCCGATGGCCCGCAGCGTCGAGGATTGCGCGATCATGCTCGAAGCCATGGCCGGCTTCGACCCCAAGGACGCGACCAGCCTCAAGATGGACGTTCCCGCATGGGAAGCGGGCCTCGATGCAAACCTCAAGGGCAAGAAAATCGGTGTCCCGAAGGAATACCGGATGGACGGTACCGATGAGGAGATTCTCAAGAGCTGGGAGCAGGGCAAGGAATGGCTGCGCGATGCGGGCGCCGAGATTGTCGATATCTCGTTGCCGCACACCAAATACGCGCTGCCCGCCTATTACATCGTTGCGCCTGCCGAAGCTTCGAGCAACCTCGCGCGCTATGACGGCGTGCGCTACGGCCTGCGCGACCTGCCTGATGGGGCGGGCCTGCAGGACATGTACGCTGCGACCCGCGCCGAAGGCTTTGGCGACGAGGTCAAGCGCCGCATCCTGATCGGCACCTACGTGCTCAGCGCCGGTTTCTACGACGCCTATTACACGCAGGCGCAGAAAATCCGCACGCTGGTGGCGCAGGACTTCGAGAAGGCCTTCGCCCAGTGCGACGCGATCCTCGCGCCGACCACGCCGACGGCGAGCTTCCCGCTGGGCAGCCTCGATAAGGACCCGCTGACGATGTATCTGAACGACGTCTTCGCCGTTCCCGCATCGCTGGCGGGCCTCCCTGCCATGAGCGTGCCCGCCATGGTCAATTCCGATGGCCTGCCGCTCGGCCTCCAGCTGGTTGGCAAGCCCTTCGACGAGCAGGGCGTGCTCAACGCCGGCCTCGCGATCCAGCAGCGCGCCGGGTTCGAGGCGCAGCCGGAGAAGTGGTGGTAA
- a CDS encoding FKBP-type peptidyl-prolyl cis-trans isomerase, with protein sequence MTEITRVPLQPIKKGSLTKLWLGVLVAVLLGAGLAWAAVPKGLEVETVTAGTGESPQVGDVVFVQYVGKLTDGTEFDRSQPLPVPPGLFPEGNPLLLEEGAIIDGFITGLTQMQKGGSYILTIPADQAYGAEPPPGSPIPPNADLVFEVDVIDFMSREDFQARAEALQSMMGQGGPGAEAAPPPAE encoded by the coding sequence ATGACCGAGATTACCCGCGTTCCCCTCCAGCCGATCAAGAAAGGCTCGCTGACCAAGCTGTGGCTGGGCGTCCTTGTCGCCGTGCTGCTTGGCGCCGGCCTTGCCTGGGCCGCCGTGCCCAAGGGGCTCGAGGTCGAAACGGTGACCGCCGGTACCGGCGAATCGCCCCAGGTCGGGGATGTGGTCTTCGTGCAGTACGTCGGCAAACTCACCGACGGGACGGAGTTCGATCGCTCGCAGCCCCTGCCGGTTCCGCCGGGCCTGTTCCCCGAAGGCAACCCGCTGCTGCTGGAAGAAGGCGCGATCATCGATGGCTTCATTACCGGCCTCACGCAGATGCAGAAGGGCGGCAGCTACATCCTGACCATCCCGGCCGACCAGGCGTACGGTGCCGAACCGCCGCCGGGCTCGCCGATCCCGCCCAACGCCGACCTCGTCTTCGAAGTCGATGTCATCGATTTCATGAGCCGCGAGGACTTCCAGGCCCGCGCCGAAGCGCTGCAGTCGATGATGGGCCAGGGCGGCCCGGGCGCCGAGGCCGCACCGCCGCCGGCCGAGTAA
- a CDS encoding HAD-IA family hydrolase yields the protein MSRLAVFDCDGTLVDGQAAICETMEQAFASAGLAAPDRHLVRRMVGLSLPYALRELAPHATDDERHAVVEAYKVGFRDLRLSGALREPLFDGIGALIEQLDAEGWLLAVATGKSDRGLHACLDTHGIKHRFVSLQTADRHPSKPHPAMLEAALVDAGVSPADAVMIGDTSFDMEMAVAAGVRAIGVSWGYHEAQELFDTGASAVADTAQQLGDMIRGPA from the coding sequence ATGAGCCGCCTCGCCGTATTCGATTGCGACGGCACGCTCGTCGACGGGCAGGCGGCGATCTGCGAGACCATGGAACAGGCCTTCGCCAGCGCCGGCCTTGCCGCGCCGGACCGGCACCTGGTGCGCCGCATGGTCGGCCTCTCGCTACCTTACGCCCTGCGCGAGCTGGCTCCGCACGCCACCGACGATGAACGCCACGCGGTTGTGGAGGCCTACAAGGTGGGCTTTCGCGACCTGCGCCTGTCGGGCGCGCTGCGCGAACCGCTGTTCGATGGCATCGGTGCGCTGATCGAGCAGCTCGATGCGGAAGGCTGGCTGCTGGCAGTCGCCACCGGCAAGAGCGATCGCGGCCTTCACGCCTGCCTCGACACGCATGGCATCAAGCACCGCTTCGTCTCGCTCCAGACCGCCGACCGTCATCCCTCGAAGCCGCATCCGGCGATGCTTGAAGCAGCCCTCGTCGATGCCGGCGTTTCACCAGCCGATGCGGTGATGATCGGCGACACCAGCTTCGACATGGAAATGGCGGTCGCCGCCGGGGTGCGCGCGATCGGAGTGTCCTGGGGCTATCACGAGGCGCAGGAACTGTTCGACACCGGCGCCAGCGCGGTCGCCGACACAGCACAGCAATTAGGAGACATGATCCGTGGACCAGCATGA
- a CDS encoding ABC-type transport auxiliary lipoprotein family protein — MTSTLKLAALAPALLLGGCLSLGGEAPDSLLTLTPSTMAPAGTGGSGGQESALAIDAFEVPKAIDVTRVPVQVTDTQLAYLQDAVWVERPGRLFRSLLAETIRTRTGRVVIDGDTSGLAAAERLQGSLRAFGYDARTREAVVTFDAVRRGDGGAVMTQRFESRVPVAVAETNFVGPALNQAANEVAGQVADWLG, encoded by the coding sequence ATGACCAGCACACTGAAACTCGCGGCCCTGGCACCGGCCCTCCTGCTTGGCGGATGCCTCAGCCTGGGCGGCGAAGCGCCCGACAGCCTGCTGACCCTCACGCCCTCGACCATGGCGCCCGCTGGCACTGGCGGCTCGGGCGGACAGGAAAGCGCGCTCGCGATCGACGCGTTCGAAGTGCCCAAGGCGATCGACGTCACCCGCGTGCCGGTGCAGGTCACCGACACGCAGCTTGCCTATTTGCAGGACGCTGTCTGGGTAGAACGCCCGGGCCGCCTGTTCCGCAGCCTGCTGGCCGAGACCATCCGCACCCGCACGGGCCGCGTGGTGATCGATGGCGACACGTCTGGCCTTGCCGCAGCCGAACGCCTCCAGGGCTCGCTCCGCGCTTTCGGCTACGACGCCCGGACCCGCGAAGCGGTCGTCACGTTCGACGCCGTGCGCCGCGGCGATGGCGGCGCGGTGATGACCCAGCGCTTCGAATCGCGCGTGCCGGTGGCCGTGGCAGAGACGAACTTCGTCGGACCGGCGCTCAACCAGGCGGCCAACGAAGTTGCGGGCCAGGTCGCCGACTGGCTGGGGTAG
- a CDS encoding ATP12 family chaperone protein: protein MKRFYKAVTVEEGEAGYHVALDGRPMKTQGGRPQVVAAKALAEALAAEWDAQGEKIDPALFVFRDMTDYALDIVPGTRDELVAKLLRYAETDTLCYRADPDEPLWHRQRDVWDPLVEALEAREGITLERVSGIVAKPHPKDSMARLQARLETLDAFALAALEQLTSLAASLCIGLAALEEGADGETLWAAANLEEDWQVEQWGEDEEAAERRARRLGSFLKAMEFVALARR, encoded by the coding sequence GTGAAACGTTTCTATAAGGCCGTAACGGTCGAAGAGGGCGAGGCGGGCTACCACGTCGCGCTCGATGGCCGCCCCATGAAAACGCAAGGCGGCCGGCCGCAAGTGGTCGCCGCGAAAGCGCTGGCCGAGGCGCTGGCAGCGGAGTGGGACGCGCAGGGCGAGAAGATCGATCCCGCGCTGTTCGTGTTTCGCGACATGACCGACTACGCGCTCGACATCGTACCCGGCACGCGCGACGAGCTTGTCGCCAAGCTGCTGCGCTACGCCGAGACCGACACGCTGTGCTACCGGGCGGACCCGGACGAGCCGCTCTGGCACCGCCAGCGCGATGTTTGGGACCCTCTGGTCGAGGCGCTCGAAGCGCGCGAAGGGATTACGCTGGAACGGGTGAGCGGGATTGTCGCAAAGCCGCATCCCAAGGACAGCATGGCACGGCTCCAGGCGCGGCTGGAAACACTCGACGCTTTCGCCCTCGCCGCGCTCGAACAGCTTACCTCTCTCGCTGCCTCGCTGTGCATCGGACTTGCCGCCCTTGAAGAGGGGGCCGATGGCGAAACGCTATGGGCGGCCGCCAATCTCGAAGAGGACTGGCAGGTCGAGCAATGGGGCGAGGATGAAGAGGCCGCCGAGCGCCGCGCAAGGCGGCTCGGCAGTTTCCTGAAAGCTATGGAATTCGTAGCGCTGGCCCGGCGCTAG
- the rpsU gene encoding 30S ribosomal protein S21 — protein MQIIVRDNNVDQALRALKKKLQREGVYREMKLRRHYEKPSEKRAREKAAAVRRARKLERKRMERDGIK, from the coding sequence ATGCAGATCATCGTTCGCGATAACAATGTCGACCAGGCCCTGCGCGCGCTCAAGAAGAAGCTGCAGCGTGAAGGCGTGTATCGCGAAATGAAGCTGCGCCGCCACTACGAGAAGCCCAGCGAAAAGCGCGCTCGCGAAAAGGCAGCTGCCGTTCGCCGCGCTCGCAAGCTTGAGCGTAAGCGCATGGAGCGCGACGGCATCAAGTAA
- a CDS encoding FMN-binding negative transcriptional regulator, translating into MHPNPLFHSSDHALMREWIGGIAFGSVFLTTPDGPRVAHTPLMLRGDDTLQFHLARSNALTRYLDGMTALATVTGPHGYVSPRWYDNRDTVPTWDYVAIELEGPVRRLADEELDTLLYDLIDTHEERLGGKRWNAEEASRDMWDGLFKAIVGFELDVREWRPTFKLSQKKNRDERATIAAGLADAGNPALATAMHEHAA; encoded by the coding sequence ATGCATCCCAATCCGTTGTTCCACAGCTCGGACCACGCGCTGATGCGCGAATGGATCGGCGGGATTGCGTTCGGATCGGTTTTTCTGACCACGCCCGACGGTCCGCGCGTTGCGCATACCCCGCTGATGCTGCGCGGTGACGACACGCTGCAATTCCACCTGGCGCGCAGCAATGCGTTGACGCGATATCTGGATGGCATGACGGCGCTGGCGACCGTGACAGGGCCGCACGGCTATGTCTCGCCGCGTTGGTACGACAATCGCGATACCGTGCCGACCTGGGACTACGTAGCAATCGAGCTCGAAGGCCCGGTGCGAAGGCTGGCGGACGAGGAGTTGGACACGCTGCTCTACGATTTGATCGACACACATGAGGAGCGTCTCGGCGGCAAACGCTGGAACGCCGAGGAAGCGAGCCGCGACATGTGGGACGGGTTGTTCAAGGCGATCGTCGGCTTCGAACTCGACGTGCGCGAATGGCGCCCGACCTTCAAGCTGTCGCAAAAGAAGAACCGTGACGAGCGTGCGACGATCGCTGCGGGACTGGCCGATGCGGGCAATCCGGCCCTTGCGACCGCCATGCACGAGCACGCCGCATGA
- a CDS encoding DJ-1/PfpI family protein, with protein sequence MLFPNVTQLDLTGPVQVLNHLGDTRIELVASRMDAVPTDCGFSINPTTTYAECSGPDIICVPGGMGADDAMADEALLDWLRAAAEHAHWITSVCTGALVLGAAGLLLGRRATTHWLSRPLLAEFGAIPVEERVVFDGKLVTGGGVTAGIDFALELSARIRGEDHARRVQLALEYDPAPPFADGSPASADAQTVATVRAASEARQAERARKVREAAARLS encoded by the coding sequence GTGCTTTTCCCCAATGTGACCCAGCTGGACCTGACCGGTCCGGTGCAAGTGCTAAACCATCTGGGCGACACGCGGATCGAACTGGTTGCGAGCCGGATGGACGCCGTGCCGACGGACTGCGGCTTCTCGATCAACCCGACCACGACCTACGCCGAGTGTTCCGGACCGGACATTATCTGCGTTCCGGGAGGGATGGGGGCCGACGACGCCATGGCGGACGAGGCACTACTCGACTGGTTGCGTGCTGCAGCCGAGCACGCCCATTGGATCACCAGTGTGTGCACCGGCGCCCTCGTGCTGGGAGCGGCGGGGCTGTTGCTTGGTCGGCGGGCAACGACCCATTGGCTGTCGCGCCCTTTGCTGGCCGAGTTTGGCGCCATTCCGGTCGAAGAGCGGGTCGTGTTTGACGGAAAGCTGGTCACAGGCGGCGGTGTGACGGCGGGTATCGACTTCGCGCTGGAGCTTTCCGCGCGCATTCGCGGCGAGGACCACGCGAGGCGTGTCCAGCTGGCCCTCGAATATGACCCCGCGCCGCCATTTGCGGACGGTTCGCCTGCAAGCGCCGATGCTCAAACCGTTGCGACTGTTCGCGCCGCGAGCGAAGCGCGTCAGGCAGAGCGCGCCCGTAAGGTTCGCGAAGCGGCGGCCAGATTGTCCTAG
- a CDS encoding DUF4153 domain-containing protein, whose product MTGIATDTAPEPKTEWPLRPWALAVLLALAGLGIHLAAEWDEAQWQPWRAALTAAFAFGPLALAFTLDPKRWQAPLAFALLVALVMAGIAWRVANAGDRYVDEVYWFAAGVVACALALPLFQAGFHRLRWKTPYDATHFHVWTDAISFAGAMAFLGLSWMLLFLLAALFAAIEIDFLKNLIDKDWFGWMFSGAAFGAALGVLRNQLKIIGTLQSVVMLVFSIIAVPLAIALAIFLLAVLASGISVLWNATESPTPLLLSVAVAAFVLVNAVVRNGDEEASDSRILRWAALALAVMIFPLALMGAVSTGTRIAEYGLSPERIWGIIALAVAVAYGLAYLIAPIRGHMAGWMERVRTANMHLALGTCVLAFVLALPLFDFGALSAKNQIARLEAGEVTVDEFDFAALRWDFGDAGREALAGLAQSDDQEVAELAAAAQAQKMRPYRSREDRSRQDERLANLRIEFEDEALSAQVREHVQTSSWRCGKPCVALDLGRREDGQRIVALVESGRVYYESFGPADDGTAKEVEAAATAITQIPEQSADSTVEIRDWTGRRVFIDGKPAGEPFE is encoded by the coding sequence ATGACCGGCATAGCGACGGACACCGCGCCCGAGCCCAAAACCGAATGGCCGCTGCGGCCCTGGGCTCTGGCCGTTTTGCTGGCGCTCGCCGGGCTTGGCATCCACCTCGCCGCTGAATGGGACGAGGCACAATGGCAGCCCTGGCGCGCGGCGCTGACGGCGGCCTTTGCCTTCGGACCGCTGGCGCTCGCCTTCACGCTCGATCCCAAACGCTGGCAGGCGCCGCTGGCCTTTGCCCTGCTGGTCGCGCTGGTCATGGCGGGCATTGCCTGGCGCGTCGCGAATGCGGGCGATCGCTACGTTGACGAGGTCTACTGGTTTGCCGCCGGCGTCGTTGCCTGCGCGCTGGCCCTGCCGCTGTTCCAGGCGGGCTTTCACAGGCTGCGCTGGAAGACGCCCTATGACGCGACCCACTTCCATGTCTGGACCGATGCGATCAGCTTTGCAGGCGCAATGGCCTTCCTTGGCCTCTCGTGGATGCTGCTCTTCCTCCTCGCCGCGCTGTTCGCCGCGATCGAGATCGATTTTCTCAAGAACCTGATCGACAAGGACTGGTTCGGCTGGATGTTCTCCGGCGCGGCCTTTGGCGCGGCGCTGGGCGTGCTGCGCAACCAGCTGAAGATCATCGGCACGCTGCAATCGGTGGTGATGCTGGTCTTCTCGATCATTGCGGTCCCGCTGGCGATCGCGCTGGCGATCTTCCTGCTGGCGGTGCTGGCGAGCGGTATTTCCGTGCTCTGGAACGCGACCGAAAGCCCCACGCCCTTGCTGCTCTCTGTCGCGGTGGCGGCCTTCGTGCTCGTGAACGCGGTGGTGCGCAATGGCGATGAAGAGGCGAGCGACAGCCGCATCTTGCGCTGGGCGGCCCTGGCGCTGGCGGTGATGATCTTCCCGCTGGCGCTGATGGGCGCGGTCTCCACCGGCACGCGCATCGCGGAATACGGCCTCAGCCCGGAACGCATCTGGGGCATCATCGCGCTTGCCGTGGCCGTTGCCTACGGCCTTGCCTATCTGATCGCGCCGATCCGCGGGCACATGGCGGGATGGATGGAGCGGGTGCGCACCGCCAACATGCACCTGGCGCTTGGCACCTGTGTCCTCGCCTTCGTCCTTGCCCTGCCGCTGTTCGATTTCGGCGCTCTGTCCGCGAAGAACCAGATCGCGCGGCTGGAAGCGGGCGAGGTCACGGTGGACGAGTTCGATTTTGCCGCGCTGCGCTGGGATTTCGGCGATGCGGGCAGGGAGGCGCTGGCGGGCCTTGCGCAGTCCGATGATCAGGAGGTGGCCGAACTTGCCGCTGCTGCCCAGGCCCAGAAGATGCGTCCCTATCGCTCGCGCGAGGATCGCAGCCGCCAGGATGAACGCCTTGCGAACCTGCGGATCGAGTTCGAGGACGAGGCGCTTTCCGCGCAGGTGCGCGAGCACGTGCAAACGTCCTCCTGGCGCTGCGGCAAGCCGTGCGTGGCGCTTGATCTCGGAAGGCGCGAGGATGGGCAGCGCATTGTCGCCCTCGTTGAAAGCGGCCGCGTCTACTACGAAAGCTTCGGACCGGCCGATGACGGCACTGCGAAGGAAGTCGAAGCCGCGGCGACCGCGATCACCCAGATCCCCGAACAGAGCGCCGATTCCACGGTCGAAATCCGCGATTGGACCGGCCGGAGGGTTTTTATCGATGGAAAGCCGGCAGGCGAGCCCTTCGAATAG
- a CDS encoding RluA family pseudouridine synthase — protein sequence MKTSDEVRSFTVEADDDGIRVDRWFKRHLPQVGFGTVSKWARTGQVRVDGKRVKPDDRLEQGQQIRVPPGGDAPHKKAKPKRELKPAEIEQAEAMVITQTKGALVLNKPPGLATQGGTNTFNHVDGLLDAFAPGEEDVRPRLVHRLDKDTSGVLLVARTPGSAAFFSKRFSGRSAKKIYWALVIGVPDIKEGVIEAPLAKQPGSGGEKMHVDHEGGQPAKTKYRVVDAVGKKAAWLELQPMTGRTHQLRVHCAAMGHPIVGDGKYGGRDAFLTGSISRKMHLHARRLIIDSPDGPGKLDVTADLPEHFAASMEQLGFEESKSDATPMRDDPPPKSREEKKQQARQHAKNYRKSQRGPRRGRGGAQGRPSKPRGKR from the coding sequence ATGAAGACCTCCGACGAAGTCCGCAGCTTCACCGTCGAAGCCGATGACGACGGCATCCGCGTCGACCGCTGGTTCAAGCGCCATCTGCCGCAGGTCGGTTTCGGCACGGTCAGCAAATGGGCGCGCACCGGACAGGTGCGGGTCGATGGCAAGCGGGTAAAGCCCGACGACCGGCTCGAACAGGGCCAGCAAATCCGCGTGCCACCGGGCGGCGATGCGCCGCACAAGAAAGCCAAGCCCAAGCGCGAACTGAAGCCTGCCGAAATCGAGCAAGCCGAAGCCATGGTCATCACACAGACCAAGGGCGCGCTGGTTCTGAACAAGCCGCCGGGCCTTGCCACGCAGGGCGGCACCAACACCTTCAACCATGTCGACGGCCTGCTCGACGCCTTCGCGCCCGGCGAAGAAGACGTGCGCCCGCGCCTTGTCCACCGGCTCGACAAGGACACGAGCGGCGTGCTGCTCGTCGCCCGCACGCCGGGCAGCGCGGCCTTCTTCTCCAAGCGTTTCTCTGGCCGCAGCGCCAAGAAGATCTACTGGGCGCTGGTCATCGGCGTGCCCGACATCAAGGAAGGGGTGATCGAAGCCCCGCTCGCCAAGCAGCCCGGATCGGGCGGCGAGAAGATGCATGTCGATCACGAAGGCGGCCAGCCGGCCAAGACCAAGTACCGCGTGGTCGATGCAGTCGGAAAGAAAGCCGCCTGGCTGGAATTGCAACCGATGACCGGCCGCACCCACCAGCTGCGCGTCCACTGTGCAGCGATGGGGCATCCGATCGTGGGCGACGGCAAGTACGGCGGGCGCGATGCCTTCCTGACCGGCTCGATCAGCCGCAAGATGCACCTCCACGCGCGCCGGCTGATCATCGACAGTCCCGACGGTCCGGGCAAACTCGATGTCACGGCAGACCTCCCCGAGCATTTCGCAGCCTCGATGGAGCAATTGGGCTTTGAGGAAAGCAAGAGCGACGCAACGCCCATGCGCGACGATCCGCCGCCAAAGAGCCGCGAGGAAAAGAAACAGCAGGCCCGCCAGCACGCGAAGAACTACCGCAAGTCGCAGCGCGGCCCCCGTCGTGGCCGCGGCGGCGCGCAGGGCAGGCCAAGCAAACCGCGGGGCAAGCGCTGA
- the crcB gene encoding fluoride efflux transporter CrcB → MSSYSPFLAALHVFIGGGVGAVLRWQLGRVMTGWLGAPIVTAFPFATLAANAAGSLAMGLLAGFLARSGGDGEQLRLLLGVGLLGGFTTFSAFSLEMVLLIERGQYLFALLYAILSIALGITGLMVGLGVARMAG, encoded by the coding sequence ATGTCCTCTTATTCACCTTTCCTGGCAGCGCTGCACGTGTTCATCGGCGGCGGGGTCGGCGCCGTACTGCGCTGGCAGCTCGGCCGTGTCATGACCGGATGGCTCGGCGCGCCGATCGTCACTGCGTTTCCCTTCGCCACGCTTGCGGCCAACGCCGCCGGCAGCCTTGCCATGGGCCTGCTTGCCGGGTTCCTTGCCCGCAGCGGCGGCGATGGCGAACAGCTGCGCCTGCTGCTCGGCGTCGGCCTGCTCGGCGGGTTCACAACCTTCAGCGCCTTCAGTCTTGAAATGGTGCTGCTGATCGAACGCGGCCAGTATCTCTTCGCCCTGCTCTACGCGATCCTTTCGATTGCGCTGGGAATCACCGGGCTGATGGTCGGCCTTGGAGTCGCGAGGATGGCAGGATGA
- the gatC gene encoding Asp-tRNA(Asn)/Glu-tRNA(Gln) amidotransferase subunit GatC — translation MSVTREEVAKIASLARIKMGDDELDKMVPELNGILDWVEQLGEVDCSGVEPMTAVIPNTLRLRDDVVDAIPETAGGRREDVLANAPAAEHGFFGVPKVIE, via the coding sequence ATGTCAGTCACACGCGAAGAAGTGGCCAAGATCGCCTCGCTCGCCCGTATCAAGATGGGCGATGACGAGCTCGACAAGATGGTCCCCGAATTGAACGGTATCCTCGACTGGGTCGAACAGCTGGGCGAGGTCGATTGCAGCGGCGTCGAACCGATGACCGCGGTCATTCCCAACACGCTGCGCCTGCGCGACGATGTCGTCGATGCGATCCCCGAGACCGCAGGCGGCCGCCGCGAGGATGTGCTCGCCAACGCTCCTGCCGCCGAACACGGCTTCTTCGGCGTGCCCAAGGTGATCGAATAA
- a CDS encoding class I SAM-dependent methyltransferase: MPKLDSLGQQARQREYYSRTAAEYDSLHHHQLDEHQFALSMMCGAIELFGFKSILDIGSGTGRALSLLQARFPDARIVGIEPSAQLREIGYAKGIPEDMLIDGDAMNLGFPDGEFDLVCEFATLHHIPHPAKAVDEMLRVSKSAVFLSDSNKFGQGSVPMRAFKTVVEKLGLWNALDWVRTGGKGYMESEGDGLFYSYSLYDDYRRIERACASVHTFNTLGKGTNPKRQAPQVAMLGLKEALIGSS, from the coding sequence ATGCCGAAACTGGATTCGCTGGGCCAACAGGCCCGGCAGAGGGAATACTATTCACGAACCGCTGCCGAATACGACAGTTTGCACCATCACCAGCTGGACGAACACCAGTTCGCGCTGTCCATGATGTGCGGCGCGATAGAGCTGTTCGGCTTCAAGTCCATTCTGGACATCGGTTCCGGCACGGGCAGAGCCTTGTCGCTTCTGCAGGCAAGATTCCCGGATGCTCGGATCGTAGGTATCGAACCCTCGGCCCAGCTGCGCGAGATCGGATACGCCAAGGGCATCCCTGAAGACATGCTCATCGATGGCGATGCCATGAACCTCGGGTTCCCTGACGGTGAGTTCGATCTGGTGTGCGAGTTCGCAACCCTCCACCACATCCCGCACCCTGCAAAAGCGGTCGACGAGATGCTCCGTGTTTCAAAAAGTGCTGTTTTCCTGTCCGATTCCAACAAGTTCGGTCAAGGGAGCGTGCCCATGAGAGCATTTAAGACCGTCGTCGAAAAGCTGGGCCTGTGGAACGCCCTGGATTGGGTTCGCACGGGCGGAAAGGGATACATGGAAAGCGAAGGCGACGGGCTCTTCTATTCCTATTCACTCTACGACGATTACCGCAGGATCGAGCGAGCCTGTGCATCCGTCCACACGTTCAACACGCTCGGCAAGGGAACCAATCCGAAACGTCAGGCCCCGCAAGTGGCCATGCTGGGATTGAAAGAAGCGCTCATCGGCAGCAGTTAG